A DNA window from Naumovozyma dairenensis CBS 421 chromosome 7, complete genome contains the following coding sequences:
- the RKM5 gene encoding S-adenosylmethionine-dependent methyltransferase (similar to Saccharomyces cerevisiae YLR137W; ancestral locus Anc_8.339), whose protein sequence is MSETDSEGPHESVDSSFMLVSIQHDTIHEEMSRRFSDLNNYNHLDRMPQDLGMQDPKACRLEIDLNPPLYHDFEMEKRNKKKKSRRRRRRKGRNKKNNTSEDDEDSDGADTSSYYLDIEQSITSLCSNTDNNNSTTGYVLWKTTIMFIAWVLYEEASKPLRNGMEVTLLRNDSWSDNSDLETSDYDFSRMFVPRLFNTKTAGYYGNTDNNKNNNKAIASIIELGSGISGILPVVLGNHVDNYICTDQKGILSKLQSNIKNNLKQLNKREIISKSLNINYDNGEATSKDKKQQEINEAADIADDKTNKRNTQKRDKQTINLEVLPLDWETFKNAADYPEFVRINNSNTNPNSVVYMLAMDVIYNDYLITPFLETVDKLRTFFLKKTRHVRIIVGVHLRNYNVIVAFLEKALVHFGLSVYLIDDPMLKASIYNFFII, encoded by the coding sequence ATGTCTGAAACTGATTCAGAGGGACCACACGAAAGTGTAGATAGCTCCTTCATGTTAGTTTCTATTCAGCATGACACTATTCATGAGGAAATGTCTCGTAGGTTTTCcgatttaaataattataacCATTTGGATCGAATGCCGCAAGACTTGGGAATGCAAGATCCCAAAGCTTGTAGATTGGAAATCGACCTCAACCCACCTCTATATCATGACTTTGAGATGGAGAAGagaaacaagaagaagaaaagcaggaggaggaggaggaggaaaGGgaggaacaagaaaaacaacacaagtgaagatgatgaagattcCGATGGAGCAGATACAAGTTCATATTATCTCGATATTGAACAATCTATCACGAGTCTATGTTCAAATACAGATAACAACAATTCCACTACTGGATATGTTCTATGGAAGACCACAATCATGTTTATTGCATGGGTATTGTATGAAGAAGCCTCTAAACCGTTGAGAAATGGTATGGAAGTAACACTATTGCGTAATGATTCTTGGTCTGATAATTCAGATCTTGAAACTAGTGATTATGACTTCTCTCGAATGTTTGTCCCTAGATTGTTTAATACAAAGACTGCAGGTTATTACGGTAAcactgataataataagaataataataaagcCATAGCAtctattattgaattagGTTCGGGTATATCAGGGATATTACCCGTTGTCTTGGGGAATCATGTAGATAATTATATTTGTACTGATCAAAAGGGTATTTTGAGTAAATTACAATCcaatatcaaaaacaaCCTGAAACAATTGAACAAGAGAGAGATTATTTCCaaatctttgaatataaattatGATAATGGTGAAGCGACCTCTAAAGACaagaaacaacaagaaataaaCGAAGCAGCAGACATCGCTGATGACAAGactaataaaagaaatacaCAAAAGAGAGACAAGCAGACAATTAATTTAGAAGTGCTACCGTTAGATTGGGAAACGTTCAAGAATGCGGCAGATTATCCAGAGTTTGTTCGtatcaataattcaaaCACGAATCCAAACTCCGTTGTATATATGCTTGCCATGGATGTCATCTATAATGATTACTTGATTACACCATTCTTAGAGACAGTCGATAAGTTAAGAACTTTCTTCTTAAAGAAGACTAGGCATGTCCGCATCATTGTTGGTGTTCATTTAAGAAACTATAATGTAATCGTGGCTTTCCTGGAAAAGGCCCTTGTCCACTTCGGCCTGTCGGTCTATCTAATAGACGATCCAATGCTCAAGGcctctatatataatttcttcataatTTAG
- the TIS11 gene encoding Tis11p (similar to Saccharomyces cerevisiae CTH1 (YDR151C) and TIS11 (YLR136C); ancestral locus Anc_8.333), with amino-acid sequence MYYSNYNEYIQNQNYTQQSTLPLAPPSYHVDGYPLSNHGQLYSQVQLSNTDNSSRTTDSISASSATESVFSANNHSHTPTQARPINHEDNNTFYDARVKELEEYYLKTLLNDNNDNNNYEVNGNISDVSLSPEPSYAKPMDYFYNGNTKNNNIYLTTPQVLLSSSSSSSSSSSSSMPKVLSNNNTSNINPIINPFLTQPNDSSKRPFNNNNLQPIVENKKLQVAINPNYAPSANKGVLPLTTENLQKLSISSNNQQKQVKQPKKTIKSKTKSQSQSQTKQLYKTELCESFTLKGVCKYENKCQFAHGLHELQLKERSTNFRTKNCSNWLKLGYCPYGKRCCFRHGDDSDIKIYLNAGTYTSVSKDTTTARKKNTHANVKVLKRMTW; translated from the coding sequence ATGTACTATTCAAACTATAACGAATATATTCAGAACCAAAATTATACTCAACAATCTACGCTACCTTTAGCACCTCCTTCTTATCATGTTGATGGATACCCATTATCAAATCATGGTCAATTGTATTCACAAGTACAACTATCAAATACTGATAATAGTTCCAGAACAACAGATTCAATCTCTGCTAGCTCTGCTACTGAATCTGTCTTTTCTGCTAATAATCATTCCCACACTCCTACTCAAGCTCGCCCAATCAATCATGAAGACAACAACACTTTCTACGATGCTAGAGTTAAAGAACTGGAAGAGTACTACTTAAAGACACTActaaatgataataatgacaataaCAACTACGAAGTTAATGGCAATATTAGTGATGTATCTTTGTCTCCAGAACCATCTTATGCAAAACCAATggattatttttataacGGTAATACTaagaacaacaatattTACTTAACTACTCCTCAAGTACTactatcatcatcatcatcatcttcttcttcttcttcttcttctatgCCTAAAGttttatctaataataatactagtAACATTAATCCAATTATAAATCCATTTCTCACTCAACCAAATGATTCTTCTAAGAGACCtttcaacaataataatctacAACCAATTgttgaaaacaaaaaattacaagttGCAATTAATCCAAATTATGCACCATCAGCAAATAAGGGAGTCCTACCATTAACCACTGAAAACTTACAAAAACTATCAATCTCATCTAATAACCAACAGAAACAAGTTAAACAACCAAAGAAAACCATCAAATCGAAAACCAAATCTCAATCTCAATCACAAACGAAACAATTATACAAGACAGAATTATGTGAATCATTCACTTTGAAAGGTGTCTGTAAATACGAAAATAAATGTCAGTTCGCTCATGGGTTACATGAATTACAATTAAAGGAACGTTCCACCAATTTTAGAACTAAAAATTGTTCTAATTGGCTTAAATTAGGTTATTGTCCCTATGGGAAAAGATGTTGTTTCAGACATGGTGATGATTCAGACATTAAGATTTACTTAAATGCAGGAACGTATACCTCTGTAAGTAAGGATACTACTACTGcaagaaagaagaatacTCATGCCAATGTtaaagttttgaaaagaatgaCATGGTAA